The sequence ATTGACTTTTTGAATTGATATTATCAGTAAAAAGGACAggataaaattactaaaaaaattccAGGAAGTGATAAAATTATTCTCAAGTGAGTTTGGTTACCAATTCATGGATTTGTATCAGTTAGGTAACAATGGAAGAATTAGAGTTTGCTCAAAATGCTGTTGGAGAATTTGGAGGTGATAATAGGGCTGGCATTGAGGGGACCCTACACAGAATATCTGCAATCCGGAGTAGGAAAGGGTTGATAGTTGGTTTGACTTGTCGAGTTGGCAGGGCAGTCAGTGGTCATGTTGACATGGTTCATGATCTGCTTCATTATGGAAAGAGCATCTTATTTGTTGGAAGGTACAGTTCCTGATGTATAGGgtagtatataaaaaaaaatgctgCTTATTTGGTGATCAGGTCCCAGGATCGTGATGGAATCGTTTGACAACAGAATACCAAACAGCAGTGTGATAATTTCGTTATGTCATAAATAGCTCTGAAATGAGCCTACTAACTTTCTCATGATTACGTTATCATTTGCATTTGCTAGTGTTGTCtgatttttctctctcttccacGTTTAATTCCAATGCCGACAAAAATACCATTATGGTCAATATTCCTGTGATTGTAAATATGGTATGCTGTGCAGAATATGTAGAAAAATACTCCTTATTAACATTTTTTTGTTATCTTATTCAatgaaaaattacatttttgtgATTTGTTTAACTTCTCAAGGCCTGGAGTTGGCAAGACTACTGTCATGCGAGAGATTGCACGTGTCCTGTCAGATAAACTTGACAAAAGAGTGGTGCGTTGAGCCTTTTGGAATCATATATCTTCCTCAGGGTATTATAATTGTATTCTGACAAGTCTTTAGTAATAATTGGAACAGGTGGTTGTTGATACAAGCAATGAAATAGGAGGGGATGGGGATATTCCACATGCAGCAGTAGGAGGTGCAAGAAGAATGCAGGTTCCAGATCCATCTCTGCAGCACAAGGTCATGATTGAGGCAGTAGAGAATCACATGCCTGAAGTAATCATTGTTGATGAGATAGGCACGGAGGCTGAAGCTCTTGCTTGCCGTTCAATTGCTGAGAGAGGCATTATGCTTATTGGTACTGCTCATGGAGAGCGACTTGAAAACATAATTAAGAATCCAACTCTTTCTAACCTGGTGTGTTCTTCCTATTCTATGCATGTACAACATTCTCAGACAGTACAGCTTAGTTCATTGGCTAGATTTCCCCCTGTTTTCCTTTTGTATCTGTGGACATATCGTTTTctttactaatattaaaatttaacatgcTAATGCATGGCAATTTGTTGAAAATTTTCAGATGGCTTAAACTTGTTTTAGTTTTCCGAAATTGCCAATGCTGTTAATCACTGGACTACGAAATGTTATTTGAGTGTCATTTCACATTATTCTAAGACTTCACTGTCGTTCGAAGTTGATATCTCCTGAGAACGTATATAGATAGATTGATCCTCATCCTTTAGAAGTCACATTTATGTccttttaaagtttaaaactGCATCTTTTGGACCTAGTTCAAGGAACAAATTACAAGTTTTAGGAAATGAACGACTTAAATGTAAGCTACAGAATACTTTAATAgcattttctataattaatctttttcttcataCCAAATTGTTAATTGTGATTTGGCATGTTACTGAATCGTTAATCATTGATTTGTTGAATCGTTAACCGCATGTTGATTTGTTGTTATCTCACGCTAATCGTTAACCgttaataatttatgcatAATTTATGCATGTTACTGAATAGTCTTAACCATAATGGCTGGTGAGTGGATAAGATTTTTAATCCCTGGAAAAAACTGAAATTTCTGCTGATATATTTTGTAACTTCTGTTTTATTATGCTGGCTAAAGCTCTAGTGTTATTCTTTTGTCATTGCAGATTGGAGGAATAGAAACTGTTATCTTAGGAGATGAAGAAGCCCGGGCTAGGAGGAGTCAGAAAAGCATTCTTGAAAGAAAGGGCCCTCCGAccttttatttcttgattGAGATGAGAGAGAGGCATCATTGGGTTACCCATCTGGTAtatcttctaattttttttccttgctATGAATATTTATTGAGACTTGGGATATCTTCATCTGAAAAATCCAGAAGGATTATGCTGTCTAATGCTCTAGGCATTTATGGTGACTTGGCCAATGACTATAACAATTAATAATCATATAGCTAAGCACGCATGAGTATTTAATCCTAACAAAGTTGGTATGAAGCTGATTGTTCTGAACCATTTTGTTAATGTTGGCTGTcttatgatggttaactagaGAGCTCATTTTCCTAAAAGCTTGTGGAATTTAAAAACGCAAGGTTCAGGTATTTTGGTGCTCTAGTATTTTCTATTGGCTTTTGGTAGGAATTTAGCAGTTTACTCAAAAGGTGAGGGCAGTAAGCATGACCAATATGTGAATTACTGGACACAACATGTTCACTTAACTGGAGCTGCACTTTTTGCAGACAGAGAAGAGTGTGGATATGTTGCTTCGTGGAGAAAACCCATCAGTTGAGGTAATTATTTCAGTAGCTATGTTTTGAAATCATTGATAACTGCTTACTAGAATATGCTTACAATATCGTTACTAGTGATTAATAGTGACATAGGCTGAACACGAGTTTAGAGTATGTCATTTACCGGAAGGCAGTTTTTAAGAAGTTGAAATGCTTGTAGACTTGCTTATTCCTTAGATGGCAGATaccatttaattaattcctgAGCTTGATACGCATGTGAGCATACAGAAACAAGCAGATTTTCTTACAAACCTGTTGTGTTTCTGCTTTGGTTGTGGAAGACGTATGATTCTGTGCTGGATCTTTGCTTTCTTCTTTATCCctgttattttgttttaaaagcTGCATAACCACTGACAAGAACTCTAAAACTTGGGCGTACGCAGGTTAGGAGGAGGAATGATCAATTCAAGGTTGTAATAGAAAGATGGAAGGCATATGATGGAAATGCCGTTTAGTCTTTTTCGTACTGTTCACTTTCTGCAGAGCTCAtactttttctctcttcccATAAACGGTTTAGTACTTGTCATTATACATTTCATGATTTAAGATAATCTGTCATTTTGGAATTTGTGAAGTTTTTGGTGGTCAACCTTGAATTTCATAAGAAAAGATCAACAGTAGTACTTATTCGTGGTCGCCacttctaattttctttatggAGCAGCATTCTGTAATACATCAGCTGTAAAGACAAATaacatttttgtttatatcaATTACACAGCAAGTTACTCTTGTTGCATATCATCACTGCTTCATTTGCATATTTCTGGAAGGTGAGGGTGCTAGCATCATCGGATACGGCAACAAAGATTCTTCCAACTTCGCTCTCAGGGGCGGGCTTGTAGATAATTCCAAATCATTGCCTTTCTTATTTACTCTAAACTACCAAAAGGAACGTAGCCACTCGACCAGCTCTTGAACCTAGCCCTCGGAGCGAAAGAGTGGCATATTCGACGTAAGATAAACCTATGCAATAAGTCAGCAAGCAGCAATAAGGCGGAACAATTTCTCTGGCAATGCCCATATTATGGGGGAAAGTATTCCTACGCAGTGAAAAATGTAACATGCTCCTGTCATTTCCTGCAACAgaccttttattttatgctcTAGCTGTCACTTCCTGATGCTCAAGTTCTTCATAGAATTTAGCAACATCATTGTTGTGGGGAGAATTAAAACTCTACTGGCCACTTCCATGATGACTGATTATCTCATCTATCagagaattataaatttagtaaaagaaaaaggatataaaaaaaataaaaataaatatacacttaaCCGATTTAAAGAAACTTTTGCATAGACTGAATTAATTACATAggactattaattattcaataatactttaatatatattatcttttgtaatgtattttgtttatattatatactttttaatggTCGATATGtattaatatactaattagtattataaataaaatgacgacacatataattatattgttGAATAGTCCATATTGTACGGTATTCAGCTGAGTTTACCTCAAGAATTTTCCAAATGGCTTATTTGATCATCTGATGCAAATTCAAGGGCAAATCAGTCCTTTGGCCTTTGCTAATGGGATGGGACACGAGTGGCTCATAGTCAAAAAGGCTATTGCTTGGTCATTTGTGGTTTATACATATAGCATTAGCATAtcataaaatgaattaaataacaagaaaatctCGACTTCCCCTATTCCCCAAAAAAAAcgtaataataattattgtaatttataaaaataatggcATGCATGAGCTGTAGCAGTATtctatcttttaataattgttCTCCATTGCTATCGTCAAGAACCAGAAGAGTAAGACTTATGGCTGCTCCAACAATAAAGGCAGAGGCCATGACTATCGAGAAATCTGGAATCAAGATTGTTAGGAACCCTCCTGAATCCAAACTCACCGACCTTGGAGTCCGTTCTTGGCCTAAGTATGCCCACTTCGCCaccatttctgttttctttttctcttcttttttcttttatgtttagtGCTCTGCTGTTTCTTTCTTGGGTGTTTATGAAACATTTTCATTACCCttttatatctaatttttgtttttcatttggGACGGACTTGTTTCTGCTCTGTTCTTACGTTTTACTTTTAGGTCTCTAGCTTATCAGTTAGTTTCCTTAATTTTCAATAAGGGCATTGGCGGCACATGATGGTTAATGGTTGCTGGAAATTTGTGCTAGAAATCTTGGTAATGGCCCCAATTGAAAGAGCAATAAAAGAATTGTTGTTCCCAGTCACTTCGCTGAGATGAAAATAGAAGTGTTTGGACAGTCCAGAAATTCaacaaataaattcaattgaattctaTTTAGTCAATTCTCATGTTTGGAAAACAAGGCTTGGTAAAGagcattttgaaagaaatgaaatcatgCAACAAACGTCACAATTTTGCTAGAATTGGATTGTTGCACATGATTTACTCCAAATAAATGATTTTCATATACAAATCAAGATAAGTTGCAACCTTGAACTTTAGTACTAGATTGAGGGAATTAAGTGATTGAACATGTATAGGTTAGACAACTCTCAGCTATGGTTATAcatatcaagaaaaagaagcggTGCTGCCACTTACATAAGCTGTTCCTATTGTATATATTTGCTCTGAAATGGTCAATTTTGGAACTTTAGTGTGCTTTTGCCATGAATTTGCTTCTTAATTATGGCAATTTTGACGTGGTTGACAGTAATGCtacattataaattaacagGTGGGGTTGCCCTCCAAGCAAATTCCCATGGACATACTCTGCCAAAGAGACATGCTATCTACTAGAGGGGAAAGTCAAGGTTTATCCTGATGGAATAGAGGAGCCTATTGAAATTGGTGCTGGTGACTTGGTTGTGTTCCCCAAAGGAATGAGCTGCACTTGGGATGTTTCAGTAGGTGTAGATAAGCACTACAACTTTGAATAATGCTTTTACAAATTCCATGTAACCTAGTTCAGCTCTATCagatgattaaatatatgggGACTACTGATAATGAAACTATTTGCTACTTTGTATGAATCTCATGATGCTCATACCCTGCAACTAGTTTCTTGATATTATTCACCTGAATCTCCTAGGCTTTGTTTTCCTGCTGTGCACTTGTAGGCTTGGTGCTATTCATGAGTTAGCTAAATTTATAGCTAAAAGCTGAACATATCTGGATACTGTTGCTTGAATGAACTGGAGCTTGAATTTAGTCTGCGTCCTAAAACTTGCAAAACTGTTGGCTAAAGAATAGTAAGATGGTTGGATAGTCTCCAGTGTTTTTACTGCCTCATGCATTTATTGCTTAGACATTAGAGGGGAATCGGGAATTATAAAAGTGGCTTATGCAATTTTAGAATGGGAAGGTTCTTGTGACAGTTTTTCTTTGTATAAAGCACTCAACTAAACGTTCTTGCTCAGTGCATAGTTGTGGTAGCTGCGAGTTATGACATGGCTACTGTACTTTACATGTGATGGATATCTCGTTTACTAGTTAGCATACATCTTTGACATACCTTTTGAACTACATTGCTTTTGTTGTAGTATAATGTTCAATATCTGCAAAggttcttttcatttttgtacTGAAGGTTTCTAGCATTTCTCAAATTatgtagaaaaaaaaatcatgttATCTGTTAAAATATTTGCTAAGCAAACTTTCCAATTGTTCTGAAACTTACACACAAGTTATTCATATCGGCTTTAGCGCATCACTAGGATAGCAGATTTCTTTGTATTCTTGTTCATAGATTGAAGATGAGACTCAGGTGGATGCTTGCTCAATAAAGGACCTGATGGGATGGCTGGTGATACAAACTAgctttctgtttttcttttgtatgtAAGTAAAGAATTGTTATGAATGTTTCGATGCCAGTATAATGCTGTGGTAGAAGTTGCTGGCTCGGGGGTTAACTATGTTAAGTGGAAATTATTTACATAGTCTTGGCGTATGTCTCCCTCGTACCCCAAATATTCAATTAGTATACAATAGACCACCTAATAGTTTAGGGAGATGGAACATTAAATTTAGAGACATAAGGGGgcaaatattttcatattaaattgaataatttcttgCTTCGGCCATGGCCATGTCATAGGAATGGTCATGCCTGAGCTTTTTTCCCTATTTGTTATGGAGGAATTTAT comes from Ricinus communis isolate WT05 ecotype wild-type chromosome 5, ASM1957865v1, whole genome shotgun sequence and encodes:
- the LOC8283003 gene encoding uncharacterized protein ycf45 isoform X2 produces the protein MNSVVTAKANIRCSFLHLLPFNNKTLLSSISNPRSTIGLNFLLPHKTKAKTNYCYHSRLSHVLSVSSSDGADVVVEDDLQEFLDILPPDLHDILLNDSNRAQLLEVTMEELEFAQNAVGEFGGDNRAGIEGTLHRISAIRSRKGLIVGLTCRVGRAVSGHVDMVHDLLHYGKSILFVGRPGVGKTTVMREIARVLSDKLDKRVVVVDTSNEIGGDGDIPHAAVGGARRMQVPDPSLQHKVMIEAVENHMPEVIIVDEIGTEAEALACRSIAERGIMLIGTAHGERLENIIKNPTLSNLIGGIETVILGDEEARARRSQKSILERKGPPTFYFLIEMRERHHWVTHLTEKSVDMLLRGENPSVEVRRRNDQFKVVIERWKAYDGNAV
- the LOC8283002 gene encoding uncharacterized protein LOC8283002, coding for MACMSCSSILSFNNCSPLLSSRTRRVRLMAAPTIKAEAMTIEKSGIKIVRNPPESKLTDLGVRSWPKWGCPPSKFPWTYSAKETCYLLEGKVKVYPDGIEEPIEIGAGDLVVFPKGMSCTWDVSVGVDKHYNFE
- the LOC8283003 gene encoding uncharacterized protein ycf45 isoform X1; this encodes MNSVVTAKANIRCSFLHLLPFNNKTLLSSISNPRSTIGLNFLLPHKTKAKTNYCYHSRLSHVLSVSSSDGADVVVEDDLQEFLDILPPDLHDILLNDSNRAQLLEVILDLGRLPEARYLGEFGGRYLRNTEVTMEELEFAQNAVGEFGGDNRAGIEGTLHRISAIRSRKGLIVGLTCRVGRAVSGHVDMVHDLLHYGKSILFVGRPGVGKTTVMREIARVLSDKLDKRVVVVDTSNEIGGDGDIPHAAVGGARRMQVPDPSLQHKVMIEAVENHMPEVIIVDEIGTEAEALACRSIAERGIMLIGTAHGERLENIIKNPTLSNLIGGIETVILGDEEARARRSQKSILERKGPPTFYFLIEMRERHHWVTHLTEKSVDMLLRGENPSVEVRRRNDQFKVVIERWKAYDGNAV